The Thalassotalea sp. HSM 43 genome window below encodes:
- a CDS encoding HlyD family secretion protein, translating to MSSNNDKNQQDNGVNDDSAEAQHSSASAAESETKSEAVDAKASEEKPAGKAAKPDFAKRFSKITLSLALLYFLWYVIGDRVTPISDQGRIRAFVIPVVPQVAGKVSKIYVGGDKVVKKDQVLFEIDDRDYQLALEKAKANLELTGQEIGADTAVLDSAKARLDQAKADLEVKKINTSRVFILEQEGIISGFDGDRARGVLTQAELAVVDAEAGYEQAKQKLGKEGKNNPKLLSALAELSTARLNLSRTKVSAPSDGVVSYAKINVGYYAAVGQQIMTFIGKDTVWIEASFRENNLGNLKSGDPVDIILDSAPGQIFKGSIGTIGFGVNFDKNEPGALPTPEKPTGWMRDPQRFSVNIIFDKPDSIPKRLLREGGQVSVIAYTEESNIVFDKLGKAWAWVTSYMSYLY from the coding sequence ATGAGCTCTAATAACGATAAAAATCAGCAAGATAACGGCGTCAATGATGACTCAGCTGAAGCACAACATAGTTCAGCTTCAGCTGCTGAGTCAGAAACTAAGTCAGAAGCCGTAGACGCAAAAGCTAGCGAGGAAAAGCCGGCTGGCAAAGCTGCTAAACCAGACTTTGCCAAGCGTTTTTCTAAAATAACGTTATCTTTAGCATTGTTGTATTTTCTTTGGTATGTGATTGGCGATCGGGTTACGCCAATCTCTGACCAAGGTCGCATTAGAGCGTTTGTTATTCCTGTGGTACCGCAAGTTGCCGGTAAAGTGTCAAAGATTTATGTTGGCGGTGACAAGGTGGTCAAAAAAGACCAAGTACTATTTGAAATCGACGATAGGGATTATCAATTGGCTTTAGAAAAAGCCAAAGCCAACCTTGAACTTACCGGACAAGAAATCGGCGCCGATACTGCCGTACTTGATTCCGCCAAAGCGCGACTCGATCAAGCTAAAGCGGATTTAGAAGTAAAGAAAATAAACACCAGCCGAGTGTTTATCCTCGAGCAAGAAGGCATTATTTCAGGTTTTGATGGCGATCGTGCTCGTGGCGTTTTAACGCAGGCAGAGCTCGCTGTCGTCGATGCCGAAGCCGGTTACGAGCAAGCTAAACAAAAACTCGGCAAAGAGGGTAAAAATAACCCCAAACTATTATCTGCATTGGCGGAGTTATCCACTGCTAGATTGAATCTTAGTCGTACTAAAGTATCCGCACCGAGTGATGGTGTGGTCTCTTATGCGAAAATAAACGTCGGTTACTATGCCGCTGTTGGCCAACAAATCATGACGTTTATTGGCAAAGACACGGTGTGGATAGAAGCCAGCTTTAGAGAAAATAATTTAGGCAACTTAAAGTCTGGGGATCCGGTCGATATCATTCTCGATTCCGCTCCAGGTCAAATATTTAAGGGCAGTATTGGCACCATAGGTTTTGGTGTTAACTTTGACAAAAATGAACCAGGCGCCCTACCTACACCTGAAAAACCAACCGGTTGGATGCGCGATCCACAGCGTTTCTCGGTCAATATCATATTCGACAAGCCAGACAGCATACCTAAACGCTTATTACGCGAAGGTGGCCAAGTCAGCGTTATCGCCTACACAGAGGAAAGCAATATTGTTTTCGACAAGTTAGGTAAAGCGTGGGCTTGGGTGACGTCTTACATGTCTTACCTGTATTAA
- the pdhR gene encoding pyruvate dehydrogenase complex transcriptional repressor PdhR, whose product MAYKKIKQPKLSDVITSQLEEMILEGSLSAGQKLPPERELAEQFSVSRPSLREAIQNLEAKGLVFRRQGGGTFVADTLLSGLSDPLFALMANKGESQFDLLEFRHGIEGMAAYYAAMRGTKEDFSNIEAKYEAITVAHIENTQLSENFRGEAQSVFEFYLAICEASHNAVILHLARAMSGLLIDNIEKNLQVLAKRPEVPARIAHYRKRLMESIISGEPNKAWGASHKNLAYIEEIMLNLAEENSRVTRSLRRLQTQ is encoded by the coding sequence ATGGCTTATAAGAAGATTAAACAACCTAAGTTATCTGATGTAATCACTTCTCAATTAGAAGAAATGATACTCGAAGGAAGCTTATCGGCCGGACAAAAATTACCACCTGAGCGAGAATTAGCCGAGCAATTCAGTGTTTCGCGCCCATCGTTGCGTGAAGCAATTCAAAATTTGGAAGCTAAAGGTTTGGTTTTTCGTCGTCAGGGCGGTGGCACCTTTGTTGCGGATACATTATTGAGCGGTCTGTCGGACCCTTTGTTTGCGTTAATGGCCAATAAAGGTGAGTCACAATTTGATTTACTTGAATTTCGACACGGCATTGAAGGTATGGCTGCTTATTATGCGGCGATGCGTGGTACCAAAGAAGACTTCAGCAATATTGAAGCGAAATATGAAGCAATTACCGTTGCCCATATTGAAAACACTCAGCTAAGTGAAAATTTTCGCGGTGAAGCGCAAAGTGTTTTTGAATTTTATTTAGCCATATGTGAGGCCTCGCATAATGCGGTGATTTTACACTTGGCGCGTGCGATGAGCGGTTTGCTTATCGACAATATAGAAAAGAATTTACAGGTATTGGCAAAACGTCCGGAAGTTCCGGCGCGAATTGCTCATTATCGCAAACGTCTGATGGAAAGTATTATCAGCGGTGAACCCAACAAAGCGTGGGGAGCAAGCCATAAAAACTTGGCTTACATCGAAGAGATAATGCTTAATCTGGCGGAAGAAAACTCAAGGGTCACCAGATCGTTGCGACGACTGCAAACCCAGTAA
- the aceF gene encoding pyruvate dehydrogenase complex dihydrolipoyllysine-residue acetyltransferase: protein MSDIKEILVPDVGGDEVEVIELSVAVGDTVAVEDALVSVETDKASMDIPSSDAGVVKEIKVAIGDKISEGDLIVVLEVAAADSAPAEQAAAPAAEAAPAPAAEPATASSEVVEITVPDIGQDGEVDIIDVLVAAGDEISAEDGLITLETDKATMDVPAPQGGKVVEVKVAVGDKVGEGSLVLLLEVGASASAAAPAAQAPVAPAPVADTPAPAAAPAAPAASAVIEVSVPDIGQDGEVDVIDVLVAAGDDIAAEDGLITLETDKATMDVPAPQGGKVVEVKVAVGDKVGEGSLVLLLETQAAVAPAPAAPAVEAAKEQTVVAAPAPQQKKAAPVPHHPSAGSALKQGQIYASPAIRRLAREFGVDLSKVKGTGKKARIMKEDVQSYVKYELSRPKATANTSVASGEGGLQVIAQPKVDFSKFGEIEQVPLTRIQKISGPNLHRNWVTIPHVTQFDEADITEVEAFRKQQNVLAEKKKLGFKITPLVFILKAAAAALREYPVFNSSLSEDGESLIMKKYVHIGVAVDTPNGLVVPVVRDVDQKGIYELSKELLEISAKARDGKLTAKDMQGSCFTISSLGGIGGTAFTPIVNAPDVAILGVSKSDMKPKWNGSEFVPRLMLPLSLSYDHRVIDGALAARFSVYLSSMMTDIRQMIL from the coding sequence ATGTCTGATATAAAAGAAATTCTCGTACCGGATGTCGGTGGTGACGAAGTCGAAGTTATCGAACTGAGCGTCGCTGTCGGAGACACGGTAGCGGTAGAAGATGCATTGGTAAGTGTTGAAACTGATAAGGCTTCAATGGATATACCATCATCGGATGCTGGTGTGGTTAAAGAAATTAAAGTAGCGATTGGTGACAAAATTTCAGAAGGCGATTTAATCGTTGTTCTTGAGGTAGCTGCCGCGGACTCTGCTCCTGCAGAACAAGCCGCTGCCCCGGCTGCTGAAGCCGCGCCGGCTCCTGCTGCTGAACCAGCAACAGCTAGTTCTGAAGTGGTTGAAATTACTGTACCTGACATTGGTCAGGACGGTGAAGTTGATATCATCGATGTATTGGTCGCCGCGGGTGATGAAATCAGTGCTGAAGATGGTTTAATAACCCTTGAAACCGATAAAGCGACCATGGACGTACCTGCACCACAAGGTGGCAAGGTCGTTGAAGTGAAAGTCGCTGTTGGTGATAAAGTGGGAGAAGGCAGCTTAGTCTTATTACTAGAAGTTGGTGCATCAGCGTCAGCTGCAGCACCAGCTGCACAAGCTCCGGTTGCGCCAGCTCCTGTAGCAGATACGCCAGCACCAGCTGCGGCACCAGCGGCTCCTGCTGCCAGTGCCGTTATCGAAGTTAGTGTACCTGATATTGGTCAAGACGGTGAAGTTGACGTTATTGATGTACTGGTTGCTGCCGGTGATGACATCGCTGCCGAAGATGGCTTGATTACCCTTGAAACTGACAAAGCAACCATGGACGTTCCGGCACCACAAGGTGGCAAGGTCGTTGAAGTGAAAGTTGCTGTTGGCGATAAAGTGGGAGAAGGCAGCCTAGTATTGTTGCTTGAAACCCAAGCTGCTGTCGCACCTGCACCGGCTGCTCCAGCGGTTGAAGCTGCGAAAGAACAAACGGTTGTTGCTGCACCTGCACCGCAACAAAAGAAAGCCGCTCCAGTACCACACCACCCAAGTGCAGGTTCTGCACTGAAGCAAGGTCAAATTTACGCATCGCCGGCGATTCGCCGTTTAGCCCGTGAATTTGGTGTTGATTTATCCAAGGTAAAAGGCACCGGTAAAAAAGCTCGTATCATGAAAGAAGATGTGCAGTCGTATGTGAAATACGAATTGTCACGTCCGAAAGCAACGGCGAATACCTCGGTTGCCAGTGGTGAAGGTGGCTTGCAAGTTATCGCTCAACCAAAAGTAGATTTCTCTAAATTTGGTGAAATTGAGCAAGTGCCATTAACCCGTATTCAAAAAATCTCAGGACCTAATCTGCATCGCAACTGGGTAACGATTCCACATGTTACGCAATTTGATGAAGCCGATATCACTGAGGTAGAAGCATTCCGTAAACAACAAAATGTGTTGGCGGAGAAGAAGAAGTTAGGCTTTAAGATCACGCCATTGGTGTTTATCTTGAAGGCGGCAGCCGCAGCGCTTCGTGAGTACCCGGTATTTAACTCAAGTTTGAGTGAAGATGGCGAAAGCTTGATCATGAAAAAATACGTGCACATTGGTGTTGCCGTTGATACACCAAATGGTTTGGTTGTACCGGTTGTACGTGACGTTGATCAAAAAGGTATTTATGAACTGTCTAAAGAGTTATTGGAAATTTCTGCCAAAGCTCGTGATGGTAAGTTAACGGCGAAGGACATGCAAGGCAGCTGTTTCACCATTTCATCATTAGGTGGTATTGGTGGTACAGCATTTACACCTATCGTAAATGCGCCAGATGTTGCCATCTTAGGTGTTTCTAAGTCAGATATGAAACCTAAGTGGAATGGTAGCGAGTTTGTTCCACGTCTGATGTTACCTCTGTCTCTATCGTATGATCACAGAGTAATTGATGGCGCGTTAGCAGCACGCTTTAGCGTTTATTTGTCATCAATGATGACCGATATTCGTCAAATGATTTTGTAA
- a CDS encoding AI-2E family transporter: MNNSNLSDTSRSIIDAGIVIIAGMILGIACFDIIRPFILPIAWGAIIAIALYPLFNKLKTSLGGKGGLAAAILTIIGISALVIPTVTFSTSAIDAIGSVGEQLKEGTLDVPPPSEKVKEWPLIGEKTYAAWQKAATNIEGFASQYSEQIKNTFSAMLGAAASFGGVILQFVFSMIITAIFWTNAEACNRGCQIFFSRLMGDKSDEILKNSVATVRSVGAGILGIAFTQAILAGIGLVVAGIPAAGIWVLLVLIVAIVQLPPILILGPIAAYYFSVADTTPAVIFLIYSFLVSMSDAFLKPLLLGRGTDIPMLVILMGAIGGMIMSGIIGLFTGAVILALGYQVMLMWLNTRQTKPQESAEE, from the coding sequence ATGAATAATTCAAACCTTAGCGATACTAGCCGCAGCATTATAGATGCCGGTATAGTCATTATCGCCGGCATGATACTTGGGATAGCCTGTTTTGACATCATTAGGCCATTTATACTTCCCATTGCATGGGGGGCGATTATTGCTATCGCGTTATACCCACTATTTAATAAGCTAAAAACCAGTTTAGGTGGCAAAGGCGGCTTAGCGGCAGCCATACTCACCATTATTGGTATTTCAGCCCTAGTGATTCCAACTGTAACGTTTTCGACATCCGCAATCGACGCGATTGGTTCAGTAGGAGAGCAATTAAAAGAAGGTACCCTTGATGTACCACCGCCAAGTGAAAAGGTAAAAGAGTGGCCATTAATTGGCGAAAAAACCTATGCCGCTTGGCAGAAAGCTGCCACCAACATCGAAGGTTTTGCTAGCCAGTATTCTGAACAAATCAAAAATACATTTTCTGCAATGTTGGGCGCCGCAGCCAGTTTTGGTGGGGTGATATTGCAATTCGTTTTTTCGATGATCATTACCGCCATATTCTGGACCAATGCTGAGGCCTGTAATAGAGGATGTCAGATTTTCTTCTCTCGTCTAATGGGCGACAAAAGCGATGAAATCCTAAAAAATAGCGTGGCAACGGTGCGCAGTGTTGGCGCCGGTATTTTAGGTATCGCCTTTACGCAAGCCATACTGGCTGGTATTGGTTTAGTCGTTGCGGGCATTCCAGCAGCGGGCATTTGGGTATTGTTAGTTTTGATTGTCGCCATCGTGCAATTGCCACCTATCCTAATTCTCGGTCCTATTGCTGCTTATTACTTCTCCGTCGCTGACACCACGCCTGCGGTGATATTCTTAATCTACTCATTTTTAGTGAGTATGAGTGATGCATTCTTAAAACCGTTATTGCTCGGTCGTGGTACCGACATCCCCATGCTGGTGATTTTGATGGGCGCCATTGGTGGCATGATAATGTCCGGAATCATTGGTTTATTTACCGGTGCGGTGATTCTAGCCTTAGGTTATCAAGTGATGCTGATGTGGCTTAATACTCGTCAAACAAAGCCCCAGGAAAGCGCCGAAGAGTAA
- the lpdA gene encoding dihydrolipoyl dehydrogenase: MSNEIKTQVVVLGSGPGGYSAAFRAADLGLDVVLIEKYSNLGGVCLNVGCIPSKALLHVAKVIDDAKDMAAHGVTFGQPEIDLEKIRQWKDSEVVGKLTQGVGGMAKMRKVKVVNGYGKFTGANSIEVEGTDGNTTVNFDNAIIACGSSVVNLPFIPEDDRIIDSTGALELKDVPEEMLVLGGGIIGLEMGTVYSSLGANVSVVEFADQLVPAADADVVKIYTKHNKPRFKSIMLSTKVVAVDAKEDGLYVTFEGKKAPEGQVRFDKILVAVGRKPNGHLIAADKAGVNVDERGFINVSNELRTNVPHIFAIGDVVGQPMLAHKAVHEAHVAAEVIAGKKHVFEPRCIPSIAYTDPEIAWVGVTEREAKEQGLNIEVANFPWSASGRAIASARTEGKTKMIFDKDTGRVLGGAIVGINAGEMLGEIGLAVEMGADAEDVGLTIHAHPTLNESVGLAAEVFEGSITDLPNAKAVKKKKK; the protein is encoded by the coding sequence ATGAGCAACGAAATTAAAACACAAGTCGTGGTTTTAGGTTCAGGCCCTGGCGGTTATTCTGCAGCATTCCGAGCCGCAGATTTAGGCTTAGACGTAGTATTAATTGAAAAATACAGTAACTTAGGTGGCGTTTGTCTAAACGTCGGCTGTATTCCATCTAAAGCACTTCTTCACGTTGCTAAAGTGATTGATGATGCCAAAGACATGGCCGCTCACGGTGTTACTTTTGGTCAACCAGAAATTGACCTAGAAAAAATTCGCCAGTGGAAAGACAGCGAAGTTGTTGGCAAGCTTACTCAAGGTGTTGGCGGTATGGCCAAGATGCGTAAAGTTAAGGTTGTTAACGGTTACGGTAAATTCACCGGCGCTAACAGCATTGAAGTTGAAGGCACTGACGGTAACACCACAGTAAACTTTGACAACGCGATCATCGCTTGTGGTTCATCTGTTGTGAACTTGCCGTTCATTCCTGAAGACGACCGCATCATCGACTCAACAGGTGCCCTAGAGCTTAAAGACGTACCTGAAGAGATGCTTGTTTTAGGTGGTGGTATCATCGGCCTTGAAATGGGTACCGTATACAGCTCATTAGGCGCTAACGTTTCTGTTGTTGAGTTTGCTGACCAATTGGTACCAGCGGCTGACGCAGACGTTGTAAAAATTTACACCAAGCACAACAAACCACGCTTTAAATCAATCATGCTTTCAACCAAGGTTGTTGCCGTTGATGCCAAAGAAGACGGTTTATATGTAACGTTTGAAGGTAAAAAAGCACCAGAAGGTCAGGTTCGTTTTGACAAGATCTTGGTTGCTGTAGGTCGTAAACCAAACGGTCACTTAATTGCTGCTGATAAAGCTGGCGTTAATGTAGATGAGCGCGGTTTCATCAACGTAAGCAACGAGCTGCGCACTAACGTGCCACACATCTTCGCAATTGGTGACGTTGTTGGCCAACCTATGCTTGCTCATAAAGCGGTTCACGAAGCGCACGTTGCAGCTGAAGTTATTGCTGGTAAGAAGCACGTATTTGAACCACGTTGTATCCCTTCAATTGCCTACACTGACCCTGAGATTGCATGGGTAGGTGTTACTGAGCGTGAAGCGAAAGAGCAAGGCTTAAACATCGAAGTTGCTAACTTCCCTTGGTCTGCATCAGGTCGTGCAATTGCTTCAGCGCGTACTGAAGGTAAAACTAAGATGATCTTCGATAAAGACACTGGTCGCGTACTAGGTGGTGCTATCGTTGGTATCAATGCTGGTGAAATGCTAGGTGAAATCGGATTAGCGGTTGAAATGGGCGCTGATGCGGAAGATGTTGGTTTAACCATTCACGCTCACCCGACATTAAACGAGTCTGTTGGCTTGGCTGCAGAAGTATTTGAAGGTTCAATTACTGACTTGCCAAACGCCAAAGCGGTTAAGAAAAAGAAGAAGTAA
- the aceE gene encoding pyruvate dehydrogenase (acetyl-transferring), homodimeric type, with translation MTDQINHDIDPQETQEWLESLEAILEQDGPERAHHILESLIERARRGGTHLPFEATTAYVNSIPVGQEPNMPADQTIESRIRAAIRWNAMALVLRASKKDLELGGHIGSFASSATLYDVGFNHFFKAASPADGGDFIFAQGHISPGIYARAFLEGRLSETQMDNFRQEVDGEGLSSYPHPHLMQDFWQFPTVSMGLGPLQAIYTARFLKYLTDRGIKDCSDQRVYCFLGDGETDEPESLGAIGLAAREGLDNLCFVINCNLQRLDGPVRGNGKIIQELEGTFRGAGWEVVKVIWGSYWDPLIARDTSGKLLQLMNETVDGEYQNCKAKGGKYTRENWFGKYPETAAMVANMSDADIWRLNRGGHDPVKVYAAYDHAKKTKDRPTVILAKTVKGYGLGQSGEAQNVAHNVKKMDIESIKQYRDRFNMPIADDQLEELPFFRFADDSPEMQYMRARREGLGGSLPARREQAEESLEIPPLKTFEAITKGSGEREVSSTMTFVRILNALLKDKKIGDRIVPIIPDEARTFGMEGLFRQVGIYAHEGQKYVPQDADQVAYYREDKKGQVLQEGINELGAMASWVASGTSYSTCNATTIPFYIYYSMFGFQRVGDLAWAAGDSQARGFLLGATAGRTTLNGEGLQHQDGHSHVQANLIPNCVTYDPTYGYEVAVIVREGLRRMYQENENIFYYLTLMNENYQHPAMPADAEEGIIKGIYKLDRVEPGKKAKANVQLMGSGTILLQVREAARILAEQFSISSDVYSVTSYNELARDGQEANRWNMLHPESEAKVPYITTVISKDAGPAISATDYVKAYSDQIRAFIDTDFRVLGTDGFGRSDSRANLRRHFEVDHNYIVVASLYELAQRGEIKMDVVTKAIKDFGIDADKINPLYA, from the coding sequence ATGACTGATCAAATCAATCACGATATCGATCCGCAAGAAACACAAGAATGGCTTGAGTCATTAGAAGCTATTCTTGAACAAGATGGGCCAGAGCGTGCACATCACATTCTTGAGTCGTTGATCGAGCGCGCCCGTCGCGGTGGTACTCATTTACCGTTTGAAGCAACTACTGCTTATGTAAACTCAATCCCTGTTGGCCAAGAACCTAACATGCCTGCTGACCAAACCATTGAATCACGCATTCGTGCCGCGATTCGCTGGAATGCGATGGCATTGGTTTTACGTGCATCTAAGAAAGACTTAGAGCTTGGTGGTCACATCGGATCATTCGCATCAAGTGCGACTTTATATGATGTTGGTTTTAACCACTTCTTTAAAGCAGCAAGTCCTGCCGACGGTGGTGACTTTATCTTTGCTCAAGGTCATATCTCTCCTGGTATTTATGCCCGTGCATTCCTTGAAGGCCGTTTATCTGAAACGCAAATGGATAACTTCCGTCAGGAAGTTGACGGTGAAGGCTTATCGTCTTACCCGCATCCACATCTTATGCAAGATTTTTGGCAGTTCCCGACAGTATCTATGGGCTTGGGTCCGTTGCAAGCTATCTATACCGCACGTTTCCTTAAGTACTTAACGGACCGTGGTATTAAAGACTGTTCAGATCAGCGCGTTTATTGTTTCCTAGGTGATGGTGAAACTGATGAGCCAGAATCATTAGGTGCGATTGGCTTGGCTGCTCGTGAAGGTCTAGACAATCTATGTTTCGTTATCAACTGTAATTTGCAACGTCTTGATGGTCCGGTTCGTGGTAACGGCAAGATCATTCAAGAACTAGAAGGTACCTTCCGTGGTGCCGGTTGGGAAGTTGTTAAAGTTATTTGGGGTTCTTACTGGGATCCGTTAATTGCTCGCGACACATCCGGTAAACTTTTGCAGCTTATGAATGAAACAGTTGATGGTGAGTACCAAAACTGTAAAGCAAAAGGCGGCAAATACACCCGTGAAAACTGGTTCGGTAAATACCCTGAAACAGCCGCTATGGTTGCCAACATGTCAGATGCCGATATTTGGCGTCTAAACCGTGGTGGTCACGATCCGGTTAAAGTCTACGCAGCATATGATCATGCTAAGAAGACCAAAGATCGTCCAACCGTTATTTTGGCTAAAACAGTAAAAGGTTACGGTTTAGGTCAATCAGGTGAAGCGCAAAACGTTGCACATAACGTTAAGAAAATGGACATTGAATCAATCAAGCAATACCGCGATCGTTTCAATATGCCAATTGCCGATGATCAATTAGAAGAATTGCCTTTCTTCCGTTTTGCTGATGACAGCCCAGAAATGCAATATATGCGTGCGCGCCGTGAAGGTCTTGGTGGTTCACTACCTGCCCGTCGCGAACAAGCGGAAGAGTCTCTTGAGATCCCACCGTTAAAAACATTTGAAGCAATTACCAAAGGCAGTGGCGAACGTGAAGTATCGTCTACCATGACCTTCGTTCGTATTTTGAATGCATTGCTTAAAGATAAGAAGATTGGTGACCGTATCGTGCCAATCATTCCTGATGAAGCGCGTACATTTGGTATGGAAGGTTTATTCCGCCAAGTTGGTATTTACGCTCATGAAGGACAAAAATACGTACCACAAGATGCTGACCAAGTCGCGTACTACCGCGAAGATAAGAAAGGTCAGGTATTGCAAGAAGGTATTAATGAATTAGGTGCCATGGCGTCATGGGTTGCATCTGGTACGTCTTATTCAACCTGTAATGCGACAACCATTCCATTCTACATCTATTACTCAATGTTTGGTTTCCAACGTGTTGGTGACTTGGCATGGGCAGCTGGTGATAGTCAGGCACGTGGTTTCCTATTAGGTGCTACCGCCGGTCGTACCACACTTAACGGTGAAGGTCTGCAGCATCAGGATGGTCATTCCCATGTGCAAGCAAACCTTATCCCGAACTGTGTAACTTATGATCCAACATACGGTTATGAAGTTGCGGTTATCGTTCGTGAAGGTTTACGTCGTATGTACCAAGAAAATGAAAACATTTTCTACTACTTAACGTTAATGAATGAAAACTACCAACACCCAGCAATGCCTGCGGATGCTGAAGAAGGCATTATTAAAGGTATTTATAAACTTGACCGCGTTGAGCCAGGCAAAAAAGCCAAAGCCAACGTGCAGTTAATGGGTTCAGGTACTATCTTGCTGCAAGTAAGAGAAGCGGCTCGTATTCTCGCTGAACAGTTTTCAATATCGTCAGACGTATACTCGGTAACGTCATACAACGAATTGGCTCGAGATGGTCAAGAAGCGAATCGCTGGAACATGTTACACCCAGAAAGTGAAGCGAAAGTACCTTATATCACAACTGTTATCAGTAAAGATGCAGGTCCAGCAATTTCAGCTACGGATTATGTGAAAGCGTACTCAGATCAAATTCGCGCATTTATTGATACCGATTTCCGTGTATTAGGTACCGATGGTTTCGGTCGCTCTGATTCACGCGCTAACTTGCGTCGTCACTTTGAAGTTGATCACAACTATATTGTTGTTGCTTCATTGTATGAACTGGCCCAGCGTGGCGAGATCAAAATGGACGTAGTCACCAAGGCCATTAAAGACTTTGGTATTGACGCTGACAAGATTAACCCGCTTTACGCTTAA
- a CDS encoding DUF2955 domain-containing protein, protein MRVTTAIHHALHSQSDDVIRMLRLTFGLTLAIALAFAIAWPLSFITAVFTGSFLGNRSGKMPFKVLVTLLMVATTAFVSGILISSMLLNYPIVFMLVMTLIIFAVSYWSYRGGNDFVIAMLLVGFTLVPLLGILHPAIAGIVTQNFIISCGLALFITMLSHEIIPDKPDVVTAPPKPVFDVGDKVIGFQLALLSTIIIMPAMIFFFYFGLTSDLLVLVFIAILAQKPDVLIGMKGAMGLLLGNIMGGIISIVIFNALIMVPSYTFMILVFLVLISSLGRVIFSDSRLAPLYAMALNTVVIIVAKGSGEDGNAADDFYIRIFQIGAACAYVVFAAYVTTPWLSQIKAQYHQLQQKASPP, encoded by the coding sequence ATGAGAGTGACCACCGCAATTCATCATGCCTTGCACAGTCAAAGTGATGATGTGATCAGAATGTTGCGACTCACTTTTGGCCTGACGCTCGCCATCGCATTAGCGTTTGCGATTGCTTGGCCGCTGTCTTTTATTACCGCAGTGTTTACCGGCAGCTTTTTGGGTAATCGCAGCGGTAAAATGCCATTTAAAGTACTTGTCACATTATTAATGGTGGCAACGACCGCCTTTGTTAGCGGCATTTTGATATCCAGCATGCTGCTTAACTACCCTATCGTTTTCATGCTGGTGATGACGTTAATTATTTTCGCCGTTTCTTATTGGAGTTATCGCGGCGGTAATGATTTTGTCATTGCCATGTTATTGGTAGGTTTTACCTTAGTACCGTTGCTTGGCATATTGCACCCTGCCATCGCCGGTATTGTGACGCAAAATTTTATCATTTCTTGTGGTTTAGCCTTGTTCATTACCATGCTGTCCCACGAGATCATTCCCGATAAGCCGGATGTGGTCACCGCCCCTCCTAAACCCGTATTTGATGTTGGTGATAAAGTCATCGGTTTTCAATTGGCGCTGCTCAGTACCATCATCATCATGCCGGCGATGATATTCTTTTTTTATTTTGGTCTGACATCAGATTTATTGGTGCTGGTGTTTATTGCCATATTGGCCCAAAAGCCTGATGTACTTATCGGTATGAAAGGTGCGATGGGGCTTTTGCTCGGCAATATTATGGGCGGCATTATATCCATCGTTATTTTTAATGCCTTAATTATGGTGCCGAGTTACACCTTTATGATCTTAGTCTTTTTAGTGTTGATATCGTCTTTAGGGCGGGTCATTTTTTCTGACTCACGGCTTGCTCCACTATATGCGATGGCACTCAATACGGTGGTTATTATTGTTGCCAAAGGCAGTGGTGAAGATGGCAATGCCGCCGATGACTTTTATATACGTATATTTCAGATTGGCGCTGCTTGCGCATACGTTGTCTTTGCTGCTTATGTGACCACGCCTTGGCTCAGTCAAATCAAAGCCCAGTATCATCAACTGCAACAAAAAGCCTCGCCGCCATAA